Proteins from one Pontibacter korlensis genomic window:
- a CDS encoding undecaprenyl-phosphate glucose phosphotransferase — MNKYRHYYSFNRVLLLILDVTLIAFAFKLSNLVRYGNLELDHQYNVFFVLFALVWWIVSGFSNFVLRIDGLFPVDKRLGNLLNVFVLHALILASCIVMFNLEQLSRLLLLYTYLSTALLIGISRLLMFQVSRYFTNSDMAHTRYVIVGTGPAAVSLQQTLSNNDEIGTKFMGFFDDEADLQGLYADQVRGGIEELKDYCLQHSIDEIYYTKPLTDESQIDELTEFANDNFIYLRLVPDFSAIVKKDVSVYFYHNIPMLSVRNEPLELASNRVAKRIFDVVFSLAVILLIFPILFPIIALLIRLESKGPIFFKQLRPGKKNRLFVCYKFRTMRVNHNTELQATKNDPRITRIGAFLRKTSLDELPQFFNVLLGDMSVVGPRPNLVSQLDQYSKVISKYKMRHFVTPGITGYAQVSGYRGETKEVHLMEKRVEYDVMYMAKWSLMMDMKIIFLTVWNMIKGEKNAY; from the coding sequence ATGAATAAATATAGACACTATTACAGCTTTAACAGAGTCCTTCTGTTGATTCTAGATGTCACGCTTATTGCCTTCGCATTTAAGTTATCAAACCTCGTTCGGTACGGTAACCTTGAGCTAGACCATCAATACAATGTTTTCTTTGTGCTTTTCGCATTGGTTTGGTGGATCGTTTCAGGGTTCTCGAACTTTGTTCTAAGAATTGATGGTCTGTTTCCTGTTGATAAGCGTCTGGGTAACCTGCTTAACGTGTTTGTGCTGCATGCACTTATCCTTGCCAGCTGTATTGTAATGTTCAACCTGGAGCAGCTGTCTCGTCTATTGCTGTTATATACTTACTTGTCTACAGCATTGCTGATTGGTATTAGCCGTCTGCTGATGTTTCAGGTGAGCCGGTACTTCACTAACTCTGATATGGCACACACACGCTATGTTATAGTTGGTACAGGTCCAGCAGCTGTTTCACTGCAACAGACATTAAGTAACAACGATGAAATAGGCACCAAATTCATGGGTTTCTTTGATGACGAAGCCGACTTACAGGGTTTGTATGCAGACCAGGTTCGTGGTGGTATCGAAGAACTGAAGGATTACTGCCTGCAGCACAGTATTGATGAGATTTACTACACAAAGCCTCTGACAGACGAGTCCCAGATTGATGAACTGACAGAGTTTGCAAACGACAACTTTATCTACCTCCGCCTTGTGCCGGACTTTAGCGCCATAGTAAAGAAGGATGTTAGCGTATATTTCTACCACAACATTCCGATGCTGAGCGTAAGAAACGAGCCTTTGGAGCTTGCTTCTAACCGCGTAGCGAAACGCATTTTTGATGTAGTGTTCTCTCTTGCTGTTATCCTGCTGATCTTCCCGATTCTGTTCCCGATTATTGCTCTGCTAATCAGGCTGGAGTCGAAAGGACCTATATTCTTCAAGCAGTTGCGCCCAGGTAAAAAGAACAGACTATTTGTTTGCTACAAGTTCCGCACCATGCGTGTAAACCATAATACTGAGCTTCAGGCAACTAAGAACGACCCAAGAATTACCCGTATTGGCGCCTTTCTGAGAAAAACAAGTTTGGATGAACTACCGCAGTTTTTCAACGTACTGCTCGGTGACATGTCTGTGGTAGGGCCGCGTCCGAACCTGGTTTCGCAGCTGGATCAATACTCTAAAGTTATATCCAAGTATAAAATGCGCCACTTTGTAACTCCTGGTATTACAGGCTACGCACAGGTAAGTGGCTACCGCGGAGAAACAAAAGAAGTTCACCTGATGGAGAAGCGTGTAGAGTATGATGTGATGTACATGGCCAAGTGGAGCCTGATGATGGACATGAAAATAATCTTCCTTACTGTCTGGAACATGATAAAAGGCGAAAAGAATGCTTACTGA
- the rfbF gene encoding glucose-1-phosphate cytidylyltransferase, translating into MKAVILAGGYGTRISEESGVRPKPMVEIGGKPILWHIMKIYSHYNINEFIICCGYKGHIIKEYFANYCLYNSDVTFDMRKNSMEVHKNHTESWKVTLVDTGEGTLTGGRLKRVKDYVGDETFCLTYGDGVSDVNIAESIAYHKAQGTKATLTAVQQPGRFGAFTLSSQATKVPQFKEKPTGGDMPWINGGFFVLEPSVFDYIEGDSTIWERGPLETLAEEGELSAYRHSGFWQPMDTLRDKHVLEELWQSGKAPWNVWHKMLSDVVN; encoded by the coding sequence ATGAAAGCAGTTATACTTGCCGGCGGCTACGGTACAAGAATAAGCGAAGAAAGTGGCGTACGCCCTAAACCTATGGTAGAAATTGGTGGTAAGCCGATCTTATGGCATATCATGAAGATCTACTCCCACTATAATATTAACGAGTTCATTATCTGCTGTGGCTACAAAGGCCATATCATCAAAGAATACTTTGCCAATTACTGCCTTTATAATTCTGATGTAACCTTCGATATGCGCAAAAACAGCATGGAGGTGCATAAAAATCATACTGAATCATGGAAAGTGACACTAGTGGATACTGGTGAGGGTACCTTAACCGGTGGCCGCTTGAAGCGTGTGAAAGATTATGTAGGCGATGAGACTTTCTGCCTGACCTATGGTGATGGTGTAAGCGACGTGAATATTGCTGAATCAATTGCATACCATAAAGCACAGGGCACTAAAGCTACACTTACAGCAGTGCAGCAACCAGGTCGCTTTGGCGCATTTACACTTTCCTCTCAGGCTACTAAAGTGCCTCAGTTTAAAGAGAAGCCAACTGGTGGTGACATGCCATGGATCAACGGCGGTTTCTTCGTGCTGGAGCCAAGTGTGTTCGATTATATAGAGGGCGATAGCACTATTTGGGAGCGGGGTCCGCTGGAGACGCTAGCCGAAGAAGGCGAGTTGTCTGCTTACCGCCACAGTGGTTTCTGGCAGCCAATGGATACGCTGCGTGACAAGCACGTGCTGGAAGAATTATGGCAAAGTGGCAAGGCTCCTTGGAACGTGTGGCATAAAATGCTTTCAGACGTGGTAAACTAA
- a CDS encoding WecB/TagA/CpsF family glycosyltransferase, giving the protein MLTDTTIQEQPLAAEPPIKEKCQVLGSLISAGSFNDFVNQVFWLTDHKDSSYVCFANVHMLMEAKQDKEFQELLNSADIASPDGGPLSKLMKLLYGKHQDRVPGMDLMPRLLQEAEVRGKSVFFYGSTDTVLEAVVARAKVDLPKLRVAGYYSPPFRKLTHIEDTAITNMINDSGADLVFVALGCPKQERWMADHKGKVKACMLGVGQAYMTYAGLEKRLPKWARDLSLEWTYRLWQEPKRLWKRYLVTNTKFLFEVAKLLLTKRTRKMQLSR; this is encoded by the coding sequence ATGCTTACTGATACGACGATACAAGAACAACCCTTAGCCGCCGAGCCACCAATCAAAGAGAAATGCCAAGTTCTCGGCTCCCTTATCTCGGCCGGCTCTTTTAACGATTTTGTAAACCAAGTTTTCTGGCTTACAGACCACAAAGACTCTTCTTATGTATGCTTTGCTAACGTGCATATGCTCATGGAGGCAAAGCAGGATAAGGAGTTTCAAGAACTGCTGAACAGTGCTGACATTGCCTCTCCTGATGGAGGCCCCCTTTCCAAGCTAATGAAACTCCTTTATGGCAAGCATCAGGACCGGGTACCAGGTATGGATCTGATGCCTCGCCTGCTGCAGGAAGCCGAAGTAAGAGGTAAGTCGGTCTTTTTCTATGGCTCAACAGATACGGTGCTTGAGGCTGTGGTTGCTCGTGCTAAGGTTGACCTCCCTAAGCTGCGCGTAGCTGGCTACTATTCACCGCCTTTTCGAAAACTTACCCATATCGAAGACACTGCCATCACGAACATGATCAACGATTCGGGAGCAGACTTAGTGTTTGTTGCACTTGGTTGCCCTAAGCAGGAGCGCTGGATGGCAGATCATAAGGGTAAAGTAAAAGCGTGTATGCTGGGGGTAGGTCAGGCGTATATGACTTATGCTGGTTTGGAGAAACGTTTGCCAAAGTGGGCTCGTGATCTGAGCCTGGAGTGGACGTATCGTTTATGGCAAGAGCCGAAACGTCTTTGGAAACGTTATCTGGTTACTAATACTAAGTTTCTGTTTGAGGTGGCTAAGCTGCTGCTTACCAAGCGCACCCGCAAAATGCAGCTCAGCAGGTAA